The nucleotide window TGCAGCAGGAAGCAGATAAAATGGATGCTGATCTATCTATGGAAGATGCGGGAAGAGATAAACTTCTTCATTATGCTTGTCCGGGTAATATTGGTCAGTTGCAAAATGATATCCAAATTGCGTGCGCAAGAGCTTATTTAAGGTATTTAAATAAAGAATTCTCGGAAGTGCTGGTAGGTGTTGAGGATATTCTCATAAAAATGGACGAAGGGCAAACTTCATTTCCCTTGGAAAATGAGCAGGCAAAAGCCGCGCAAATAACGAAAGGGGAATCTCATTCCCTGTTTCCCAACATCTATCAACGGTTAAACAAAAAACGATTAGAGTTATCTTCCGCGGGAGATATGACCGTTGAATCCTCACTACAACACGTTGTTAATCAATATATTGCGGATTTAACTGCTCGCTATCCTAAAGTTACTTTTTCTTATGATGTTGGGCATGATCTTATTGATGGAGATTTGCTCTATGCATTGCAACGAGCGCCAACAGTTCTTTCACCTCAGATTAACAGAGAACTTAATGAACAAAGTATGTACGTTATTGGGCTGCACTTGCAAAATTTGCGAAATCATGGTCGAGAAAATAAACAGACACTTCCGTCTTTTTCAAAAGCTTCGAAAGAAGATCGTTACGCTGCTCATCGTCTGGCTGAATACTTGACAGAGACAATCGATCTTAAGCTTCCGGATGATGAAGTGGAATTACTAGCCCATTTTTTGACGCCTGTGCAGCAATCACAATCATTACCCAATGCCCAAACAATTTTTGTGCTGCTTGTCACTCATGGACGAACCACAGCTTCATCGATGGCTGAAGTGACCAATACATTACTTGGGGCCGAGGTCATCCAATCCGTCGATATGCCACTGGAAAAATCAGCCGAAGACACCAATGAAGAGGTAAGAGTCTTCATTGATAGAGCGCTTGCCTCTAATACGTACCAGGGTGTACTCTTACTCGTTGATATGGGCTCACTGGTAACGATGGGAGATACATTCTATAGCGAATGGGGAGTACCAGTATTTACTGTGCCTTATGTGAATATGCCCATGGTTATGGAAGCTGGACGAAAATCACTCGTGCAGGATATTACGGTTAAAGAAGTCTATGAAACAACTCAGAAAGCGATGACGGCGTTTATGAGTGAAGATCATTCGGATCCTCATACTCGGAAGAAACGTTTAATTGCAACCGTTTGTTTCACTGGGGAAGGGGCTGCTCAATTACTTGAAGAATGGTTAGCGGATCAACTCACAGATGCAGATGCAGACGTTGTCATTCGCTCTGTCCGTGTTGATCCTGTCTCTAGGGACACTTCGATTTTGCGTCAATTAAAAGATTACTATGATATTGTAGCTATTATCGGTACGGTGTTTATCTCGATGGATGAAATTCCTTTTATTCCTGCATGGGAACTTCTAAAACAAGAAGGTACGTCTCGTTTACTCAAATTAGTAGAAGTAACACGCCAATACGGGGTTCGACAGGGAGAAACAACGCAACAATCTCATGGGAGGGGTTATCGCGAGATTCAATCTGGACTTGCAGAAATCGTGACTTATCTTAATCCCCGTCTTTTTTGTACGATTCTGGATAAATACTTTCCGCAAGTACAAGCATACTATGACTGGGATGATGACCGCGCCCTAGGGATGAGTATGCACATAGGGGTTTTGCTGGATCGAATGATAAAAGCTCATGTACATGGTGAAATAGAAGAATTAAAGCAAACGATACCGATGGACAATCATTTTCAGTACGATCAAGCCGAACGAAGCATATGGGAGCCCCTTGTTTCTAGCTTAGAACAATCATTTCAAATTCCGTTTCCGGAATCTTTTGTCCGGGTATCGATGAAAATCTCAAGATAACATTCAAGAAACCTTATTTGATTTGCATTGACATGGCTATGATACACCTAGAGGTCCTTTAACCAGAAAGAAGATCACCTATCTGGAACACTCCATTGTAAAACAAAGAGGCGTTGGTTTCCACTGACTACTATATCACCTGGTAAATCCTAAGTAACGACAGAACTTGATGCGATTATCTTAGACACTATATATACGTTTTTTCAGTTGAGCATAGTAACTCCTTTAATAATGTTGATCGCTTTGCTCCTCGGCCAAAAACACCCGAAGTGTGCACTGTTTTTGCACACTTCTTGAATGTGCTATAAAAGCCCGCTATGATGGGCTTTTTATTTTTGGCATGATAGTTGCATTAAAAATTAATGATAATAAAGAAAGGAGGCGTAGATGTGCTAAGGAAGGTATCCTTTTGGTACACATTAACGTTTATTTTATTTTGGAATGGCTATGCCGCTCAGCAATATTTTACCGGACAACCGGGCGCCTTACAGCTTTTCCTTTTCGGCATTGGTTTTACAGTGGTTCTTCTAGCTACGACATGGTTCTCGAGATGGCTGATGAAACATTATAAAGTCGTGGACGAGAAAGCTGAGGAAATTTTATCTGCGAAATTCAAAAACAAGAGGAGTGAGCGAAATGGCAGAACAGTCTATTAAAGTGATTATTTTATGTAGTTGGGGCGCAACATCAAGTCAATTGGCTAAAAAAGTGGAGGAAGCGGCCACGAAAAGAGGAATCACAGCCGATATTTATGCAGGAGGAACCGGAGACTTTAAAGATAGAGCGGCCGATTATGATGTCGCTTTGCTCGAACCGCAAGTGCGGCATTTACGAAAAGAAGTAACACGCATCGCGGAGCCGCACAATGTCCCGGTAGAATTGGTTGAGCAGACCGCGTTTGCCCTTATGGACGGAGAAAAGGTCCTTGATCAAGCATTGAAATTAGCTGAAAAATAAGGAGGTGCTTCCGAGATGATTCAATGGCTGGAAGACCATTTAATGGAACCGCTCGGTAAGATTGCGCAAAATATATATTTGCAATCGATACGGGATGCTTTCGTTATTTTTGCATTGCCGGTCATTATCACCGGTTCCATTTTCCTGATCATTGCCAATCCGCCTGCTGAAATTGGCGGTATGCCGGTGTTGGGACCGCTTGTTGATATGTGGGTGAACGCGGTTGAGCCAATACAGGCCCAATTGTTGTTCCCCTTTCACTTAACCTTTGGTTTGATGGCTTTAGTCGTTGCTTTTGGGGTTGGCTACAGTCTCGGCCAACGAAAAGATATGGATGCTGTGATGGCAGGTATCTTGTCTATGCTCGCCTTTTTCATGTCAGCGTTCCCGGTCGTGGATATTGAACAAATCGAATTTGGGCAAGTGCTCGAATTTCTTGGTGGAGAGGGCTTATTTGTAGCCATTATTTTGAGTATTCTTGTGACGGAATTGATGAATTTTTTCATTAAAAAAGGATTCACCTTTGAAATGCCGTCGAGTGTTCCGCCTTATGTGTTGAGATCTTTTCGCGTGTTGATTCCATTTATGGTTATTTTGCCATTGGTATGGATCTTGCAGTGGATCGTGTATGCGAATTTTGACCTTACATTGCCGCAAGCCGTCATGGCGATTTTTCAACCGCTGGTAACAGCGTCGAATACCTATTGGGCAGCGCTCATCATGATTTTATTGATGGTCGTTTTATGGAGTATGGGTATCCATGGCATGAATGTTGTGTCTTCGGTCGTCTATCCGTTCTGGATGAGCCAACTTGCCGCGAATGCTGATGCGGTCTCCGCCGGTGAAGAAGCAACGGGCATTGTGACGGAACCCTTTTTCCATATGTTCACGCATATCGGTGGTTCGGGTGTCACCTTAGGTTTAGCTGTATTTATGGTGTTTTCGGCATCAGTTCAAATTAAACAAGTAGGAAAAACAGCGATCATTCCATCGATCTTTAATGTCAATGAACCGTTGATTTTTGGCTTACCGATTGTGCTCAATCCGATATTGATGATTCCATTCGTGATAGCGCCGGTCGTTGTTGTCACTATCAATTACATTATGTTCGCAACGGGTGTCTTACCGCCTGTGGTCGTGCAACCACCATTTACGGTACCGCTTGGTTTCGGTGGGTTTTTGGCAACAGGAGGATCATTGATGGCTGTATTGATTCAGGTCATAAATGTTCTTGTGGCCACGATGATATACTATCCATTCTTTAAACGTTATGAAAAACAGTTAGTAAAGCAAGAGCAATCAATTGAAGCGAAGGAATAAGCAGATGAAGAGGTGAATCAATATCGATTATGAAAAG belongs to Salicibibacter cibi and includes:
- a CDS encoding PTS sugar transporter subunit IIB, producing MAEQSIKVIILCSWGATSSQLAKKVEEAATKRGITADIYAGGTGDFKDRAADYDVALLEPQVRHLRKEVTRIAEPHNVPVELVEQTAFALMDGEKVLDQALKLAEK
- a CDS encoding PTS sugar transporter subunit IIC codes for the protein MIQWLEDHLMEPLGKIAQNIYLQSIRDAFVIFALPVIITGSIFLIIANPPAEIGGMPVLGPLVDMWVNAVEPIQAQLLFPFHLTFGLMALVVAFGVGYSLGQRKDMDAVMAGILSMLAFFMSAFPVVDIEQIEFGQVLEFLGGEGLFVAIILSILVTELMNFFIKKGFTFEMPSSVPPYVLRSFRVLIPFMVILPLVWILQWIVYANFDLTLPQAVMAIFQPLVTASNTYWAALIMILLMVVLWSMGIHGMNVVSSVVYPFWMSQLAANADAVSAGEEATGIVTEPFFHMFTHIGGSGVTLGLAVFMVFSASVQIKQVGKTAIIPSIFNVNEPLIFGLPIVLNPILMIPFVIAPVVVVTINYIMFATGVLPPVVVQPPFTVPLGFGGFLATGGSLMAVLIQVINVLVATMIYYPFFKRYEKQLVKQEQSIEAKE
- a CDS encoding sigma 54-interacting transcriptional regulator, with amino-acid sequence MSKEETVTKKLQEFSDLKPQGVSAREIAVALQINRSTASRYLNDLFQNGQAEKITGKPVRYRRKTSRTPKEIGESLQPLIQQGLAALSYPFQSFHILFTGETGTGKTYLAERLYEIATREGYIKRSTPFITFNCADYAQNPELLVGQIFGIKKGAFTGSVQDEPGLVEQADGGILFLDEIHRLPASAQEMLFYLIDKGVYRRFGEATRERQANITFIGATTQSPERALLITLLRRFSVTLIVPPLRERSHAEREMLLELFLQQEADKMDADLSMEDAGRDKLLHYACPGNIGQLQNDIQIACARAYLRYLNKEFSEVLVGVEDILIKMDEGQTSFPLENEQAKAAQITKGESHSLFPNIYQRLNKKRLELSSAGDMTVESSLQHVVNQYIADLTARYPKVTFSYDVGHDLIDGDLLYALQRAPTVLSPQINRELNEQSMYVIGLHLQNLRNHGRENKQTLPSFSKASKEDRYAAHRLAEYLTETIDLKLPDDEVELLAHFLTPVQQSQSLPNAQTIFVLLVTHGRTTASSMAEVTNTLLGAEVIQSVDMPLEKSAEDTNEEVRVFIDRALASNTYQGVLLLVDMGSLVTMGDTFYSEWGVPVFTVPYVNMPMVMEAGRKSLVQDITVKEVYETTQKAMTAFMSEDHSDPHTRKKRLIATVCFTGEGAAQLLEEWLADQLTDADADVVIRSVRVDPVSRDTSILRQLKDYYDIVAIIGTVFISMDEIPFIPAWELLKQEGTSRLLKLVEVTRQYGVRQGETTQQSHGRGYREIQSGLAEIVTYLNPRLFCTILDKYFPQVQAYYDWDDDRALGMSMHIGVLLDRMIKAHVHGEIEELKQTIPMDNHFQYDQAERSIWEPLVSSLEQSFQIPFPESFVRVSMKISR